From Dietzia sp. ANT_WB102, a single genomic window includes:
- a CDS encoding glycosyltransferase family 2 protein, with protein sequence MNVAASIAVVTVCTPDRAEHLRSQRRAMAQHLPGARHVVVLPERPGSAELAAELAADGVIIVELPAGPALPVARSRNLGGDRAAELDVQLIVFLDVDCMPGPDLGWYYSELPHGAVGLGPVTYLPESAGVPEPAELPSWTDPHPARPFPEHGTSELELDECGMFWSLSFALRPELWKRIRVDFGGFDEDFTGYGAEDTDFGRRLLYRRVPVVLVAGAHAYHRWHPASDPPVEHLDDLLRNGAHYAERWGRWPAPGWFAEFERMGLVRRRGDGWVAAPSSEG encoded by the coding sequence CGCAGTGGTGACAGTCTGCACACCCGATCGCGCCGAGCACCTCCGCTCGCAGCGGCGGGCGATGGCCCAGCACCTGCCCGGCGCCCGTCACGTCGTGGTGTTGCCCGAGCGGCCCGGCAGCGCCGAGCTGGCCGCCGAACTCGCCGCAGACGGGGTCATCATCGTGGAGTTGCCGGCTGGCCCCGCCCTCCCCGTCGCCCGGAGCCGCAATCTCGGCGGCGACCGAGCGGCCGAACTCGACGTGCAGTTGATTGTCTTCCTCGACGTCGACTGCATGCCGGGGCCCGATCTGGGGTGGTACTACTCCGAGCTACCCCACGGCGCCGTCGGCCTGGGCCCGGTCACCTACCTCCCCGAGTCCGCCGGAGTTCCCGAGCCCGCCGAGCTGCCGTCGTGGACGGACCCGCACCCTGCCCGCCCGTTCCCCGAACACGGGACCAGCGAGCTGGAACTGGACGAGTGCGGCATGTTCTGGTCGCTGTCGTTCGCCCTGCGACCGGAGCTGTGGAAGCGCATCCGCGTGGATTTCGGCGGATTCGATGAGGACTTCACCGGCTACGGCGCCGAGGACACCGACTTCGGCCGCAGACTGCTGTATCGCCGCGTACCGGTGGTGTTGGTGGCGGGGGCCCACGCGTACCACCGTTGGCATCCGGCGTCCGATCCGCCGGTCGAGCATCTGGATGACCTGCTGCGCAACGGCGCCCACTACGCCGAGCGCTGGGGTCGGTGGCCGGCGCCGGGGTGGTTCGCTGAGTTCGAGCGGATGGGGCTGGTTCGCCGACGCGGCGACGGCTGGGTGGCCGCCCCGTCTTCCGAGGGCTGA